In a single window of the Raphanus sativus cultivar WK10039 chromosome 9, ASM80110v3, whole genome shotgun sequence genome:
- the LOC108824829 gene encoding uncharacterized protein LOC108824829: protein MGGSPPCGDSVRAVKDYRRQAVTSKRWPSSIEDDHQITFSNADTRGIHMPNNDPLLVDIGIGECQVTKVLIDTGSSVDLIFRHTLDKMGVDLKNMKPSSRTLTGFNGASEQMLGTIRLHVHAGDVVRTVKFSVIQAKAPYNAILGTSWLHAIKAIPSSYHQCVKFPGKDGSKQTIRGDQQAAREILIATVKLQQSASLINSVSKPIHKVYPQKEEIREVPLDIDDPTKVVRIGAFLSDEMQSQIIIFLRDNASTFPWSASDMKGIDPTITSHELNVDPTFKPIRQKRRKLGPDRSKAVNEEVDRLLAAGSITEVRYPDWLADLVVVKKKNGKWRVCVDFTDLNKACPKDSYPLPHIDRLVESTAGNELLTFMDAFSGYNQIMMHPDDREKTAFITDQGTYCYKVMPFGLKKRWSDLPAPRQQNVCRQTG from the coding sequence ATGGGTGGGTCTCCTCCCTGCGGCGATTCAGTCAGAGCAGTCAAAGATTACAGGCGACAAGCTGTCACCTCCAAACGATGGCCCTCGTCAATTGAAGACGACCATCAGATAACATTTTCCAACGCCGATACACGGGGCATCCATATGCCTAACAACGACCCGCTCCTCGTGGATATCGGGATCGGAGAGTGCCAAGTCACCAAGGTCTTGATCGACACCGGGAGCTCGGTCGATCTTATCTTCCGCCACACGTTGGATAAAATGGGCGTTGACCTAAAAAACATGAAACCATCCTCTCGAACCCTCACTGGATTTAACGGAGCTTCAGAGCAGATGCTCGGTACTATCCGCCTCCACGTCCACGCTGGAGACGTCGTTCGGACGGTGAAGTTCTCCGTTATACAAGCCAAAGCACCGTACAACGCGATCCTTGGTACTTCCTGGCTCCATGCAATAAAAGCCATCCCGTCGTCTTATCACCAATGCGTCAAGTTCCCAGGAAAGGACGGCAGCAAGCAAACCATCCGTGGAGACCAGCAGGCCGCAAGAGAAATACTCATTGCAACAGTGAAACTCCAGCAGTCCGCGTCCCTTATTAACTCTGTATCCAAACCTATCCATAAGGTATATCCTCAGAAAGAAGAGATCCGCGAGGTCCCGCTTGACATCGACGATCCGACGAAGGTCGTACGCATCGGTGCGTTCCTCTCGGACGAAATGCAATCCCagatcatcatcttcctccgaGACAACGCTTCGACGTTCCCTTGGTCGGCTTCAGACATGAAGGGGATCGACCCAACTATAACTTCACATGAGTTAAACGTTGATCCCACTTTCAAACCTATCAGGCAAAAGAGACGGAAACTCGGGCCCGACCGATCGAAAGCAGTCAACGAGGAAGTAGACCGTTTACTCGCAGCTGGATCCATCACCGAAGTACGGTATCCCGATTGGTTAGCAGACCTGGTtgtcgtcaagaagaagaacggaaAGTGGCGCGTCTGCGTCGATTTTACTGACCTCAACAAGGCATGCCCAAAGGATAGTTATCCGCTCCCCCATATCGATCGACTAGTCGAATCTACCGCGGGCAACGAACTACTTACTTTCATGGACGCCTTCTCGGGGtataatcaaatcatgatgCATCCCGATGACCGAGAGAAGACAGCTTTCATTACCGACCAAGGAACCTACTGCTACAAGGTCATGCCTTTCGGACTGAAAAAACGCTGGAGCGACTTACCAGCGCCTCGTCAACAAAATGTTTGCCGACAGACTGGGTAA
- the LOC108824827 gene encoding uncharacterized protein LOC108824827, with the protein MSRLSRILPVTTIVDHPTSAAYPEEFIASAREVALLRQDNWNTIIQERIHRSVDRILRRDWDSSIPSVGVPGKRRLSLFTPRVHKLINKARKMRPHPNLSELIRVQLNLPRADPPRRVSAPVVESAPPEVPRDGSPVHVEDSPTEDPAVEVQQVGAVSEDAPVITPDPSKKKGKKRSRHDSSAEGDQEDGPIDRPETEGPPKKKKKKGAKAGQEPLPQEKTGPREGEGDDGEEAVAEPSEEAEEAVAEPTEEAEEASPEAQLQLNRRKKKTCPSEGNVRSEDPPAPASTVAPVQPSTSKAPAGRSSVPRRGPPEFPDQVRFEYDGTTPLIYAPDKCAELVSQINGGPRPLLLNDLIFKKEYTDAAQAKLRGDGSMNFVVELYDTELKASRIKLRRSEKLVAAKDAFIRRKKFEWTEETDKLKVKASRAISRRKAQKEKLDATEAALGAAQETVGILETDIALMKEREEEAEKEQARIVEQHEKKIKQQAMEIERLKRSRVFEVMQERIRVQTEMIAKCNRRFRNIMDREKRRGPFDDATAMYNQSFGTRSCLEVLLEAGRDIPHDTIDMFAVWEEEYDQKAKELDVGEIPEDDLTLSPLVLPSPYVDERVLPGLNTFGSNASLIDPADGAALSDLVAEGSGERGLGEGSSRAIVSSDDPAGVPASGGQLAEEEPVLDPAEKGSPILVVSDTSAEDRTDDQNEEEAAVDQRIPPPMEQGSGLQKSPGTDIEASTEPKGRGEDGERGSEDGGAEAQRLEEQEPGVIDNLAKE; encoded by the exons ATGAGTCGGCTTTCGAGGATCCTCCCGGTGACGACTATCG TTGACCATCCGACATCGGCCGCGTATCCAGAGGAATTTATTGCGAGCGCTCGTGAAGTTGCTTTGCTTCGTCAGGATAATTGGAATACGATTATTCAGGAAAGAATTCATCGGAGCGTCGACAGGATATTGAGAA GAGATTGGGATTCTAGCATTCCCTCGGTTGGTGTCCCTGGTAAGAGGCGTCTGTCGCTTTTCACCCCGCGCGTACATAAGCTAATCAACAAAGCCAGGAAGATGAGGCCTCATCCGAATTTGAGCGAGCTGATAAGGGTTCAGCTGAATCTTCCGAGGGCCGATCCTCCGCGTCGTGTGTCGGCGCCTGTTGTTGAGAGTGCTCCGCCTGAAGTTCCGAGGGACGGATCCCCGGTTCATGTCGAAGATTCTCCGACTGAGGACCCTGCTGTAGAGGTTCAGCAAGTCGGAGCGGTCTCCGAGGATGCTCCGGTGATAACTCCGGATCCTTCAAAGAAGAAGGGAAAAAAGAGATCCCGACACGACTCTTCAGCTGAAGGGGATCAGGAGGACGGGCCTATCGATCGTCCGGAAACTGAGGGCCCTcctaagaagaaaaagaaaaagggggCTAAAGCCGGCCAAGAACCGCTTCCACAGGAGAAGACCGGACCTCGGGAAGGCGAGGGAGATGATGGCGAGGAGGCGGTTGCTGAACCTTCGGAGGAGGCAGAAGAGGCGGTTGCTGAACCTACGGAGGAGGCAGAAGAGGCTTCTCCCGAGGCTCAGCTACAGCTGAataggagaaagaagaagacatgTCCTAGCGAGGGGAATGTCCGAAGTGAGGATCCACCGGCTCCAGCTTCTACGGTGGCTCCGGTTCAGCCATCCACTTCTAAGGCTCCAGCCGGACGAAGCTCCGTCCCGAGAAGAGGTCCTCCCGAGTTCCCGGATCAGGTGCGTTTCGAGTATGATGGGACGACCCCCCTTATCTATGCTCCGGACAAGTGCGCAGAGCTGGTGAGTCAGATAAACGGCGGCCCCCGGCCATTGCTCCTGAACGATCTCATTTTCAAGAAGGAGTATACTGATGCTGCTCAAGCCAAGCTTCGG GGTGATGGGAGCATGAACTTCGTTGTGGAGTTGTACGATACCGAGCTCAAGGCGTCCCGTATCAAGCTGCGGCGCTCTGAGAAGCTGGTGGCGGCGAAGGATGCCTTCATCAGGAGGAAGAAATTTGAATGGACGGAGGAGACCGATAAGCTCAAAGTGAAGGCATCCCGTGCGATCTCTCGTCGGAAAGCCCAAAAGGAGAAGTTGGATGCCACTGAAGCTGCATTGGGCGCTGCTCAAGAGACCGTGGGAATCCTTGAGACTGATATTGCTCTGATGAAGGAGAGGGAAGAGGAGGCGGAGAAGGAACAGGCGAGAATCGTTGAGCAGCACGAGAAGAAGATCAAGCAGCAGGCGATGGAGATTGAGCGACTGAAGCGTTCTCGGGTCTTCGAGGTGATGCAAGAGAGGATTCGCGTTCAGACCGAGATGATCGCGAAATGCAACAGACGCTTCCGCAACATAATGGACCGGGAGAAGCGCCGCGGGCCTTTTGATGATGCGACTGCTATGTACAACCAGTCGTTTGGGACGAGATCTTGTCTCGAGGTTCTGTTGGAAGCTGGGCGCGACATTCCGCATGATACCATTGATATGTTCGCGGTTTGGGAGGAAGAGTACGATCAGAAGGCTAAGGAGCTCGACGTGGGAGAGATCCCGGAGGACGACCTCACTCTTTCTCCACTCGTATTGCCTTCTCCATATGTCGATGAGAGGGTGTTGCCTGGTCTCAACACCTTCGGTTCTAATGCAAGTCTGATCGATCCGGCTGATGGGGCTGCTCTCTCGGATTTGGTTGCTGAAGGTTCCGGAGAGCGGGGGCTCGGCGAGGGGTCTTCGCGAGCGATAGTATCAAGTGACGACCCTGCCGGTGTTCCAGCATCCGGGGGCCAGCTTGCGGAGGAAGAGCCAGTTTTGGACCCAGCCGAGAAGGGGTCTCCAATCCTTGTTGTGTCGGATACCTCCGCTGAGGACCGGACGGACGATCAAAACGAAGAGGAGGCAGCCGTTGATCAGAGGATCCCTCCCCCAATGGAACAAGGAAGTGGATTGCAGAAGTCGCCCGGCACCGATATCGAAGCTTCGACGGAGCCGAAGGGACGAGGCGAGGATGGAGAGCGTGGATCCGAAGATGGTGGAGCGGAGGCACAGAGGCTCGAGGAGCAAGAGCCCGGTGTGATCGATAATCTTGCTAAGGAGTGA